In the Maridesulfovibrio ferrireducens genome, one interval contains:
- a CDS encoding Hpt domain-containing protein gives MSTGDRLLDIFQEETLERLDSLESGLLTLEKNTENGSHELINSIFRDAHSVKAGSNLLKLRNIEELSHTLENMLELIRSTDLVPTELMITASLEAVDKLRGLAENIMESDSKSIRLQKMMLEVSLKRALAEEPEEFEESED, from the coding sequence ATGAGTACAGGCGACAGACTATTAGATATATTTCAAGAAGAGACCTTGGAACGTCTCGACAGCTTGGAATCAGGACTGCTTACTTTAGAAAAAAATACTGAAAATGGATCTCACGAACTGATAAACTCTATTTTTCGTGACGCGCATTCTGTTAAAGCCGGTTCTAATCTCCTGAAGCTTCGTAATATTGAAGAATTGTCTCATACTCTTGAAAATATGTTAGAATTGATACGATCCACTGATCTTGTTCCAACTGAATTGATGATAACAGCCAGCCTTGAGGCTGTGGATAAACTTCGCGGCCTGGCAGAGAATATTATGGAGAGTGATTCAAAGAGTATCCGGCTGCAAAAAATGATGCTCGAAGTTTCCTTGAAACGAGCCTTGGCCGAAGAGCCCGAAGAATTCGAAGAGTCTGAAGACTGA
- a CDS encoding YkgJ family cysteine cluster protein encodes MNSSPENVINNELAHVYAMFEAHIELQKWFKDMALAVCADLKGLTPDNELFARMIADKGMRCFEANFNAVVGQISNLDPTFQVACREGCSYCCFSHITLVPQEAFNIALYLAEKLDASDFEKIVEVCVEGAEGFDSAGLHEFTMKYFRPCPFLKDNKCSIYEVRPIACRNWISHDLGPCIKSHESKDCIAVPQNAVIMIQKDLIFAGQQAFLDELGINGHIASFLPLMEQVLTDYEGTYASWLSGESLRGQMERK; translated from the coding sequence ATGAATTCCAGCCCTGAAAACGTGATTAACAACGAACTCGCTCATGTTTATGCAATGTTTGAAGCTCATATTGAACTGCAGAAATGGTTTAAGGACATGGCTCTTGCCGTGTGTGCTGACTTGAAGGGGCTTACACCTGATAATGAACTGTTTGCCCGTATGATTGCTGATAAAGGAATGCGCTGTTTTGAGGCTAATTTTAATGCCGTAGTCGGGCAGATTAGTAATCTTGATCCGACGTTTCAGGTTGCATGTAGAGAAGGGTGTTCATACTGCTGTTTTTCTCACATCACCTTGGTGCCGCAGGAAGCATTTAATATAGCATTATATTTGGCTGAGAAACTTGATGCTTCTGATTTTGAAAAAATTGTCGAAGTTTGCGTGGAAGGGGCAGAGGGATTTGATTCTGCCGGATTGCATGAATTTACAATGAAATATTTTCGTCCGTGTCCTTTTTTGAAAGATAATAAATGTTCAATATATGAAGTGCGCCCCATCGCATGCCGCAACTGGATATCTCATGATCTTGGTCCTTGTATTAAAAGTCATGAGTCAAAAGACTGTATTGCCGTTCCGCAGAATGCGGTAATAATGATTCAGAAAGACCTTATTTTTGCGGGGCAGCAGGCTTTTCTTGATGAGCTTGGAATTAACGGTCATATTGCATCCTTTCTGCCCTTGATGGAGCAAGTTTTAACCGATTATGAAGGAACTTACGCGAGTTGGCTTTCAGGTGAATCTTTGCGGGGACAAATGGAAAGGAAATAA
- a CDS encoding tetratricopeptide repeat protein produces the protein MGSNTTFFKYQPPSKKEEKTTPELVTVVSLKSEAEARGNKKKYWLVRETPGEMFELQEINSSHVPTGPIKLVSSEEFSSDYSLELDYWHQEVRPGMDTLDKTVQRGESHRAQGELYSAEMEYAGALEVDEGNVRATFGLGLTYLDKGDIEKAQEVFSKVLQLKSAFKVEHKHMFNDFGISMRKSGMYKEALQYYNRGVDLDSEDENLYFNIARTHFEAGDWENCFRYLTMCLEKNRGVEEARKFSFYIIKKSTSDDDMLREFGSAEVGTKLRSDILSLLRKMQVAAGVELDEAIEKTHQIRDRMIAIEEEERHLREIEKDLYNLDENNK, from the coding sequence ATGGGATCAAATACTACATTTTTTAAGTATCAGCCTCCGTCAAAGAAGGAGGAAAAAACTACTCCTGAATTAGTTACAGTAGTTTCCCTTAAGTCAGAAGCTGAAGCCCGGGGAAATAAAAAAAAGTACTGGCTGGTGCGTGAAACCCCCGGAGAAATGTTTGAATTGCAAGAGATTAACTCTAGCCATGTTCCCACTGGTCCTATTAAATTAGTATCCAGCGAAGAATTTTCTTCAGACTATAGTTTGGAATTGGATTATTGGCATCAGGAAGTCCGCCCCGGTATGGATACTTTGGATAAAACGGTACAAAGAGGGGAAAGTCATAGAGCTCAAGGTGAACTGTACAGTGCCGAGATGGAGTATGCCGGAGCACTGGAGGTGGACGAGGGTAATGTTCGCGCTACTTTCGGGCTTGGTCTTACTTATCTTGATAAAGGGGATATAGAAAAAGCTCAGGAAGTATTCTCCAAGGTATTGCAGCTTAAATCTGCTTTTAAAGTAGAACATAAGCATATGTTTAATGATTTCGGCATTTCTATGCGGAAAAGCGGAATGTATAAAGAAGCGTTGCAGTATTATAATCGAGGGGTAGATTTAGACAGCGAAGACGAAAATCTTTATTTTAATATAGCCAGAACTCATTTTGAAGCGGGAGACTGGGAAAACTGTTTTCGTTATCTGACCATGTGTCTTGAGAAAAACAGAGGAGTGGAAGAAGCTCGCAAATTCTCTTTTTATATTATTAAAAAGAGTACAAGTGATGATGATATGCTCCGGGAATTCGGATCAGCTGAGGTTGGTACCAAGCTTCGCAGTGATATCTTGTCCTTATTACGCAAAATGCAGGTTGCAGCCGGAGTTGAGCTTGATGAAGCTATTGAAAAAACCCATCAGATACGTGATCGTATGATCGCAATTGAAGAGGAAGAAAGACATCTTCGCGAAATTGAAAAAGATCTTTATAATCTAGACGAAAACAACAAGTAA
- a CDS encoding bifunctional 3-deoxy-7-phosphoheptulonate synthase/chorismate mutase type II has product MSVQLDIDGIDSWGFKHEGPFIIAGPCSAETREQVLETARGVAKTGAHMLRAGIWKPRTRPNCFEGMGEEGLKWLVEAREETGMPISTETATPEHVELCLKYNVDLIWVGARTTVNPFAVQALADSLKGTDIPVLVKNPINPDVELWIGALERLNKAGVRKLGAIHRGFSSAKVTELRNAPNWRIFIELRRRCEGLPIICDPSHLCGKRALIPAVAQKALDLLFDGLMIESHIDPDKALSDSKQQFTPEDLGKVIAGLQVRHPAVEDEDFIHAVEKKRIRLDEIDESIVEFLAERMAIGRTIGTLKKEKGIALLQPAQWKKTVEKRTREGVARGMDEHFMLRIFQYIHEESLRQQESTFAGDK; this is encoded by the coding sequence ATGAGTGTTCAACTTGATATCGACGGTATTGATTCCTGGGGTTTCAAACATGAAGGGCCTTTTATTATCGCAGGGCCATGCAGTGCTGAAACACGTGAACAGGTGCTTGAAACCGCTCGCGGTGTTGCGAAGACCGGAGCACATATGCTGCGGGCCGGTATCTGGAAACCGCGCACACGTCCTAATTGTTTTGAAGGCATGGGGGAAGAAGGATTAAAGTGGCTGGTTGAAGCCCGTGAAGAAACCGGAATGCCTATATCCACAGAGACTGCAACTCCTGAGCATGTAGAACTCTGCCTTAAATATAATGTTGATCTTATCTGGGTCGGCGCAAGAACCACAGTTAATCCTTTTGCCGTTCAAGCTCTTGCGGATTCTCTTAAAGGTACCGATATTCCAGTACTGGTCAAGAATCCCATCAACCCTGATGTTGAGCTTTGGATTGGAGCGTTGGAACGTCTTAATAAAGCCGGAGTTAGAAAACTCGGTGCTATTCATCGCGGATTCTCTTCTGCAAAGGTTACAGAGCTTCGTAATGCACCTAACTGGAGAATTTTTATTGAACTTCGCCGTCGTTGCGAAGGGTTGCCTATTATTTGTGATCCCAGTCATCTGTGCGGAAAGCGTGCGCTTATTCCCGCAGTGGCACAGAAAGCACTTGATCTCCTTTTTGACGGTTTGATGATCGAATCTCACATTGATCCTGATAAAGCTTTAAGCGACAGCAAACAGCAGTTCACTCCTGAAGATCTTGGTAAAGTTATTGCCGGACTTCAGGTCCGTCATCCTGCCGTTGAAGATGAAGATTTTATTCATGCTGTTGAAAAGAAACGTATCAGACTTGATGAAATAGATGAATCCATCGTTGAATTTCTTGCTGAACGCATGGCTATCGGACGTACAATTGGTACACTTAAAAAGGAAAAAGGAATTGCTCTCCTCCAGCCTGCACAGTGGAAAAAAACTGTTGAGAAGCGCACTCGTGAAGGTGTTGCCCGCGGTATGGATGAGCACTTCATGCTTCGTATTTTCCAGTACATTCATGAAGAATCTTTGCGTCAGCAGGAATCTACATTTGCCGGAGATAAATAA
- a CDS encoding TrkH family potassium uptake protein: MKSKASSPFWVPIYAFLTTIIAGGLLLKLDVCHPGKPLSFLDAIFTATSAVCVTGLAVVDTGSFFSRTGQTVILTLIQLGGLGIMTYASLVIYLLGKKVSAADRIAVSQTLIHDPSFNIGKFIVGVVTAVLSIELIGAVLLNRMDPQGFAPYSAIFHSVSAFCNAGFSLYPDSLSTWKDHAGINFVFIALIVMGGLGFYVLTELWQKLCDYIRRKKRPITAHPISWQTHIVLETTFFLIIAGAVALLLAESLRAHAIPNFESNELSALFQSVTCRTAGFNTLDISSMTNVSLIFMIFLMLIGGSPGSCAGGLKTTTFRALFGFVLAKIRGRSQVRVGWYALTEDSINKSLTIMALAGVILGTAVILLSITEGGNIPHTQARGHFIEILFETVSAFATVGLSTGITPKLTSAGKVIIISLMFVGRLGPVWLLTAINNWQSEPRYKVPEDDLSLG; the protein is encoded by the coding sequence ATGAAATCAAAAGCATCTTCCCCTTTCTGGGTGCCTATATATGCCTTCCTGACCACAATCATTGCAGGTGGTTTGTTACTGAAACTGGACGTTTGCCATCCGGGCAAACCGCTTTCATTCCTTGATGCGATATTCACAGCAACATCCGCAGTATGTGTAACCGGGCTTGCTGTAGTTGATACTGGTTCCTTTTTCAGCCGCACAGGTCAAACCGTGATTCTGACGCTGATACAGCTCGGAGGCCTAGGAATCATGACCTATGCCAGCCTTGTAATATATCTTCTAGGTAAAAAGGTCAGCGCGGCAGACCGCATCGCAGTAAGCCAGACACTTATTCACGACCCCTCATTTAATATCGGCAAATTTATTGTCGGAGTAGTAACCGCAGTTCTTTCAATTGAACTGATCGGAGCCGTTCTCCTGAACAGAATGGACCCTCAAGGATTCGCGCCCTACTCTGCAATATTCCACTCCGTATCAGCATTCTGCAATGCGGGATTCTCATTGTATCCAGACAGCCTTTCCACTTGGAAAGATCACGCTGGCATCAACTTTGTGTTCATTGCTCTCATCGTAATGGGCGGCCTTGGATTCTATGTTTTGACTGAGCTGTGGCAGAAATTATGTGATTACATCCGCAGGAAAAAACGCCCTATAACGGCGCATCCCATTTCATGGCAAACACACATAGTGCTTGAAACAACTTTCTTTTTAATCATTGCAGGCGCTGTGGCTCTTTTGCTGGCGGAAAGTTTAAGGGCTCATGCAATACCTAACTTTGAAAGCAATGAACTAAGTGCCTTATTCCAATCAGTCACTTGCCGAACAGCCGGATTCAACACTCTGGATATTTCCAGCATGACCAACGTTTCACTTATTTTCATGATATTTCTTATGCTTATCGGAGGTTCTCCGGGATCGTGCGCCGGCGGTTTGAAAACAACGACCTTCCGCGCCCTTTTCGGATTTGTTCTCGCCAAAATAAGAGGGAGAAGTCAGGTCCGTGTCGGCTGGTACGCTCTGACTGAAGACAGCATAAATAAATCCCTGACCATAATGGCTCTTGCCGGAGTAATCCTCGGAACGGCAGTAATCCTGCTCAGCATAACTGAAGGTGGCAACATTCCCCACACTCAGGCCAGAGGACATTTTATCGAGATTCTGTTTGAAACTGTTTCAGCGTTTGCTACAGTGGGTCTTTCCACCGGAATCACCCCGAAACTGACTTCCGCCGGTAAGGTAATTATCATTTCGCTGATGTTCGTGGGGAGACTCGGTCCGGTATGGCTGTTGACAGCGATTAACAATTGGCAAAGCGAACCTCGCTATAAAGTACCTGAAGACGATCTTTCATTGGGATAA
- the trpB gene encoding tryptophan synthase subunit beta codes for MTDNATINADGFFGEYGGQYVPEQLIPILNELADTYNKFKDDEEFKREFEYYLAKYSGRPTPLYLCSNLTNNLGGAKIYLKREDLNHLGAHKVNNTLGQILLAKRMGKKKIVAETGAGQHGVATAATAALMGMECTIYMGAVDVERQKLNVFRMQMMGAKVISAESGQRTLKEAVDEALGAWIQDADDTFYLLGSAVGPHPYPTMVRDFQSVIGKEAREQCLEDEGRLPDYCIACVGGGSNAIGLFSEFVKDENVKLVGVEPAGRSLEPGGHAATLCLGEPGIMHGFNSYMLKDEKGEPAPVYSISAGLDYPSVGPEHSHLKDLGRAEYVHASDKEAVDAFFTLSQKEGIIPALESSHALAYAMKLAPTLPKDNIIIVNLSGRGDKDVAEIENLISKGDFCMP; via the coding sequence ATGACTGACAATGCAACAATCAATGCAGACGGTTTTTTTGGTGAATACGGCGGACAATATGTTCCCGAACAGCTCATCCCGATCCTTAATGAGCTTGCCGACACGTACAACAAATTTAAAGACGATGAAGAATTCAAACGTGAATTCGAATACTATCTCGCAAAATATTCTGGCCGCCCTACTCCGCTTTATCTCTGTTCAAACCTCACTAATAACCTTGGCGGAGCTAAAATCTATCTAAAAAGAGAAGATTTAAACCATCTCGGCGCTCACAAAGTAAACAATACCCTCGGCCAAATTCTGCTTGCCAAGCGCATGGGCAAAAAGAAAATCGTAGCGGAAACTGGAGCCGGACAACACGGTGTTGCAACAGCGGCAACAGCCGCTCTCATGGGCATGGAATGCACCATTTACATGGGCGCAGTGGATGTTGAAAGACAAAAACTGAATGTTTTCCGTATGCAGATGATGGGCGCAAAAGTTATTTCGGCGGAGTCTGGACAGCGCACTCTCAAAGAAGCTGTTGACGAAGCATTGGGAGCATGGATTCAAGACGCAGACGACACCTTTTATCTGCTCGGCTCAGCTGTCGGACCGCACCCTTATCCGACCATGGTCCGCGACTTCCAGTCCGTTATCGGCAAAGAAGCAAGAGAGCAGTGCCTTGAAGACGAAGGACGCTTGCCTGATTACTGCATTGCCTGCGTAGGCGGAGGATCAAATGCGATCGGCCTTTTCTCTGAATTCGTTAAAGATGAAAATGTTAAGCTCGTTGGAGTAGAACCGGCAGGACGCAGCCTTGAACCCGGCGGACACGCTGCAACGCTTTGCCTCGGTGAACCCGGAATAATGCATGGATTTAATTCTTACATGCTTAAAGATGAAAAAGGCGAACCGGCTCCGGTTTACTCAATTTCTGCCGGACTGGATTACCCAAGCGTCGGCCCCGAACATTCACACCTCAAAGATCTAGGCAGAGCTGAATACGTTCATGCCTCCGATAAAGAAGCTGTGGATGCCTTCTTCACTCTTTCCCAGAAGGAAGGAATCATCCCCGCGCTGGAATCATCACACGCGTTGGCATATGCCATGAAACTTGCTCCGACTCTGCCCAAAGATAATATCATCATCGTCAACTTATCCGGTCGCGGAGATAAAGACGTAGCTGAAATCGAAAATCTGATCAGCAAAGGTGACTTCTGCATGCCTTAA
- the aroB gene encoding 3-dehydroquinate synthase yields MPRVDVTLKGEFDNSYDILVEDGAMDSLIPDLCSQKFGRTPVVICDENTRELFGLKLADKLALENIDPLLLTVPAGEKSKSLDVFASLLEAMLEAGINRQDVVVALGGGVVGDLSGYVAGSYMRGINFVQVPTTLLSQVDSSVGGKVAVNISGGKNYCGMFYQPKRVYSDISALDSLPEQEILSGLGEVVKYGFIADRKFAEYLLDNADKILSLDREVMSAVVARCCEIKANVVSRDEKEGGLRRILNYGHTVGHAIETFSGYKLSHGECVGHGMRVVARACNRAGMLSDSDLELHQDVMDRLSLATGCLNIRPADIMELMKRDKKVKDGAVVMVALDKLGHAVIRDDFPLELIEAELHERY; encoded by the coding sequence ATGCCGAGGGTTGATGTTACGCTGAAAGGAGAATTTGATAACTCCTATGATATTCTAGTCGAAGACGGGGCAATGGATAGTCTTATCCCGGATCTGTGTTCGCAAAAGTTCGGTCGTACTCCGGTTGTTATATGTGATGAAAATACACGTGAGCTTTTCGGGCTTAAATTAGCTGATAAGCTTGCACTTGAAAATATTGATCCTCTTCTGCTTACAGTTCCGGCCGGTGAAAAAAGCAAGAGTCTGGATGTGTTCGCATCCCTGCTCGAAGCTATGCTTGAAGCCGGAATCAATCGTCAGGACGTTGTTGTTGCTCTTGGCGGTGGAGTTGTGGGAGATCTTTCCGGTTATGTTGCCGGAAGTTATATGCGCGGAATAAACTTTGTTCAGGTTCCGACCACATTGCTCTCACAGGTTGATTCCTCTGTGGGCGGAAAGGTTGCTGTTAATATATCCGGCGGTAAGAATTATTGCGGAATGTTTTACCAGCCTAAACGCGTTTATTCCGATATATCCGCGCTGGACAGTCTGCCTGAACAGGAAATTCTGAGCGGACTGGGCGAAGTTGTAAAATACGGTTTTATTGCGGATAGAAAGTTTGCGGAATATCTGCTGGATAATGCCGATAAAATACTTTCTCTCGATAGGGAAGTGATGTCCGCAGTGGTTGCGCGTTGTTGTGAAATAAAAGCAAATGTTGTTTCCAGAGATGAAAAGGAAGGCGGCCTCAGGCGTATACTCAATTACGGTCATACCGTGGGGCATGCCATCGAGACTTTTTCCGGTTATAAATTATCGCACGGTGAATGTGTCGGGCATGGCATGAGAGTTGTTGCTAGGGCTTGCAATCGTGCGGGGATGCTTTCTGATTCAGATCTTGAATTGCATCAGGATGTAATGGATAGATTGTCCCTTGCAACTGGTTGTTTGAATATTCGCCCTGCTGATATTATGGAACTCATGAAACGTGACAAGAAAGTTAAAGACGGGGCAGTTGTAATGGTTGCTCTTGATAAACTTGGTCATGCGGTTATCAGAGATGATTTTCCGCTTGAGTTGATTGAAGCTGAACTGCACGAAAGGTACTAA
- the metC gene encoding cystathionine beta-lyase: protein MKNIATKLVNGGKKEARQNINTINPPLHRASTVLFDSYSDMLKANQGKFEGIAYGTCGLAAQNAFEAAMTELEGAYGCKAFQSGINAIAMVLLAFTKQGDHVLICDNVYGPTRHFCDGFMSKYGVTADYLPSDAGTDISKFMKNNTRLLFMESPGSNTFEIQDIPAITKVCREKGVISVIDNTWATPLYLNPFKLGVDVSIQSATKYITGHSDILLGTVSTTEEKWAEFEKCCYIFEIFAPQEDCYQALRGLRTLHVRLKHHEQSALDVARWLVNHKAVDKVIHPALESHPEHELWKRDFKGSSGLFGFTLRDEYEDMDHSAFVDSLELFGLGYSWGGYKSLITGGRFRRNNSFAYEGKTIFRLNIGMEDVDDLKKDLEQGLSKLML from the coding sequence ATGAAAAATATCGCAACAAAGTTAGTTAACGGGGGCAAAAAAGAAGCCCGCCAGAATATAAATACGATCAATCCACCGCTGCACCGTGCTTCTACTGTGTTGTTCGACAGTTATTCAGATATGTTGAAAGCCAATCAGGGTAAGTTTGAAGGTATTGCATACGGAACCTGCGGACTTGCGGCTCAGAATGCTTTTGAAGCTGCAATGACTGAACTTGAAGGGGCGTATGGTTGCAAGGCTTTCCAGTCCGGTATTAACGCAATTGCTATGGTTTTGCTGGCATTCACTAAACAGGGTGATCATGTTCTAATTTGTGATAATGTGTATGGTCCGACGCGGCATTTTTGCGACGGTTTTATGTCGAAATACGGGGTTACCGCTGACTATCTACCGTCCGATGCAGGGACTGATATCAGCAAATTTATGAAGAATAATACCCGGTTGCTATTTATGGAATCGCCCGGTTCCAATACTTTTGAGATTCAGGATATTCCAGCCATAACTAAAGTATGCCGCGAGAAGGGAGTTATCAGTGTTATTGATAACACGTGGGCCACTCCTTTATATCTTAATCCATTTAAACTTGGTGTGGATGTTTCCATACAGTCCGCCACAAAGTATATTACTGGTCATTCAGATATTCTGCTTGGCACAGTTTCCACTACTGAAGAAAAATGGGCTGAGTTTGAAAAGTGTTGCTATATTTTTGAAATTTTTGCACCGCAAGAGGATTGTTATCAGGCTTTACGGGGGCTTAGAACTCTTCATGTGCGTTTGAAGCATCATGAACAATCGGCTCTTGATGTTGCAAGATGGCTTGTTAATCATAAAGCCGTGGATAAAGTTATTCATCCCGCTCTTGAAAGTCATCCTGAGCACGAACTCTGGAAGCGTGACTTTAAAGGTTCAAGCGGACTTTTCGGTTTTACGCTTCGTGATGAGTATGAAGATATGGATCATTCTGCCTTTGTCGACAGTCTTGAACTTTTCGGTCTCGGTTACAGTTGGGGCGGATATAAAAGTCTTATTACTGGCGGAAGATTTAGGCGTAACAATTCTTTTGCTTACGAAGGAAAAACTATTTTCAGGCTTAATATTGGTATGGAAGACGTCGATGACCTTAAAAAAGATTTAGAACAGGGGCTTTCTAAATTGATGCTCTAA
- a CDS encoding ATP-binding cassette domain-containing protein, whose amino-acid sequence MALMSVNSVSMSFGGPLLLDKASFQVQPGQRICIVGRNGEGKSTLLRLMSGDLVPDSGVISTQKGVTVARLSQKVPEVLNGTVFDVVSEGLGELGNALAKYHRVSTEVANGGDVSKLSEIEDIMEQHGGWNAMTTIEMVISRLSLNPETRFESLSGGLKRRVLLARALASTPDILLLDEPTNHLDIDSIAWLEEFILKHIKTLIFITHDRMFLRRIATRIIEMDRGKLADWTCDYDTFLKRKEELLDAEEKNWSEFDKKLAREEVWIRQGVKARRTRNEGRVRELEKLRSERSQRREKTGTAAIQIQEASRSGKIVAETENANFSWDDKPVFKDLNVTIMRGDRIGIIGPNGTGKTTLIQVLLGNLRLNSGKIKLGTKLEISYFDQHREQLDPDKTVRDSVADGNDVVTINERTKHVMGYLKDFLFPADRANSKVRVLSGGERNRLLLARLFTRPSNLLIMDEPTNDLDAETLELLEDKLMEYPGTVIIVSHDRAFLNNVVTSTIVFEGDATVKEFVGGYDDWLRQKPKAEKENKPKTLKAAKEEQPSLAVRPKKMSYKEQRELDLLKEEMKNLPAQIETLEKEIGTIQELMLDSEFYRKSAQEMAKTKTRLAELESEHEKTFERWEEVESKLAKYRS is encoded by the coding sequence ATGGCCTTAATGAGTGTAAATAGTGTCTCAATGTCGTTCGGCGGACCACTGCTTTTAGACAAGGCATCCTTTCAGGTTCAGCCCGGACAGCGCATCTGTATCGTCGGCAGAAATGGAGAAGGAAAGTCCACTCTGCTGAGACTCATGAGCGGGGATTTAGTTCCTGACAGCGGAGTTATTTCCACCCAGAAAGGAGTAACAGTAGCAAGGCTTTCTCAAAAAGTACCGGAAGTCCTGAATGGAACCGTCTTTGATGTAGTCTCCGAAGGTCTCGGAGAACTGGGTAACGCTTTGGCAAAATATCATCGCGTCAGCACAGAAGTGGCTAACGGAGGCGATGTTTCAAAGCTTTCTGAAATCGAAGACATCATGGAACAGCACGGTGGCTGGAATGCCATGACCACAATCGAAATGGTCATATCCCGCCTTTCTCTGAATCCTGAGACTCGTTTCGAATCCCTTTCAGGTGGACTCAAAAGACGCGTACTGCTTGCCCGCGCACTAGCCAGCACCCCTGACATATTACTCCTTGATGAGCCTACTAACCATCTGGATATCGATTCCATTGCATGGCTCGAAGAATTTATTTTAAAACATATCAAAACTCTCATATTCATTACTCATGACCGGATGTTCCTGCGCCGCATCGCTACCCGTATCATTGAAATGGACCGCGGCAAACTTGCCGACTGGACCTGCGATTATGATACTTTTTTAAAGCGTAAAGAAGAACTTCTTGATGCCGAAGAAAAGAACTGGTCCGAGTTCGACAAAAAACTCGCCAGAGAAGAAGTCTGGATCAGACAGGGTGTTAAAGCCCGAAGAACCAGAAACGAAGGCAGAGTTCGTGAACTCGAAAAACTGCGAAGCGAAAGAAGTCAGCGCCGCGAAAAAACCGGAACCGCCGCTATCCAGATTCAGGAAGCATCCCGTTCCGGTAAAATTGTAGCCGAAACAGAAAATGCCAACTTTTCATGGGACGACAAGCCTGTATTTAAAGACCTTAACGTTACCATCATGCGCGGCGACAGAATCGGGATTATCGGGCCTAACGGAACTGGTAAAACAACCCTTATTCAAGTTCTGCTGGGCAATCTGAGACTTAACTCAGGTAAAATCAAGTTAGGAACCAAGCTTGAAATTTCATATTTTGATCAGCACAGAGAACAGCTTGACCCTGATAAAACAGTGCGTGACAGCGTTGCGGACGGCAACGATGTCGTCACAATCAACGAGCGTACTAAGCATGTTATGGGTTATCTCAAAGACTTTCTATTCCCTGCTGACCGCGCCAACAGTAAGGTAAGAGTTCTTTCCGGCGGAGAAAGAAACCGCCTTCTGCTCGCCAGATTATTCACCCGTCCATCCAACCTGCTGATAATGGATGAACCTACAAATGATCTTGATGCAGAAACCTTGGAACTTCTCGAAGATAAGCTGATGGAGTACCCAGGTACTGTCATTATTGTAAGCCATGACCGTGCATTTTTGAATAACGTAGTAACAAGCACAATCGTATTTGAAGGCGACGCAACTGTTAAAGAATTCGTCGGCGGTTATGATGACTGGCTCAGACAAAAACCTAAAGCAGAAAAAGAGAATAAGCCTAAAACTCTGAAAGCGGCAAAAGAAGAACAGCCCAGCCTTGCTGTTCGTCCTAAAAAAATGAGCTATAAAGAACAGCGTGAACTGGATCTTCTTAAAGAAGAAATGAAAAATCTTCCGGCCCAGATCGAAACACTTGAAAAAGAAATCGGAACTATACAAGAACTCATGCTCGATTCAGAATTTTATAGAAAATCAGCACAGGAAATGGCTAAAACCAAAACCAGACTGGCTGAACTTGAAAGTGAACATGAAAAAACTTTTGAGCGCTGGGAAGAAGTTGAATCCAAGCTTGCTAAATATCGTTCATAA
- a CDS encoding potassium channel family protein produces the protein MADKIEVGVIGLGKFGLELARNLRELGHGVTGVDSSQERVKTAKPYLTQVFEADGTDQQTLEQLSFQDFNYVVVSTGDSMEASILVVLNLQEIGVKKIWVKAMSAAHKKVLSKLGVDFVVFPEHFAAKQLAYKLATPGMLDYLSMGQDVLIKEKEVGEWKGKTLKDLNLTNNFQVQVIAIRKNGATELNFVPKANDPLQEHDILVLIGAHENLLKIS, from the coding sequence ATGGCAGATAAAATAGAAGTAGGAGTTATCGGACTCGGTAAATTCGGGCTCGAACTGGCCCGCAACTTACGGGAACTCGGTCACGGAGTAACCGGAGTTGACTCCAGTCAGGAAAGAGTAAAAACAGCAAAACCCTATCTGACTCAAGTATTTGAAGCCGATGGAACAGACCAGCAGACGCTTGAACAACTCAGCTTTCAGGACTTTAACTATGTTGTAGTTTCCACCGGAGATTCCATGGAAGCAAGCATTCTGGTTGTTCTCAACTTGCAGGAAATCGGTGTTAAAAAAATCTGGGTCAAAGCCATGAGCGCCGCCCACAAAAAAGTTTTGAGCAAGCTTGGAGTAGATTTCGTTGTCTTTCCAGAACACTTTGCCGCAAAACAATTGGCATATAAGCTCGCAACCCCCGGAATGCTGGATTATCTTTCTATGGGACAGGATGTTCTTATAAAAGAAAAAGAAGTGGGGGAATGGAAAGGAAAAACTTTGAAAGATTTGAATTTAACAAACAATTTTCAAGTTCAGGTGATTGCAATCAGAAAAAACGGAGCGACCGAGCTTAATTTTGTACCCAAAGCCAATGACCCATTACAGGAACATGACATACTCGTCCTGATAGGCGCACACGAAAACCTCTTGAAAATATCTTAG